The genomic stretch GATAATTTCAACGGTTCCTTGGAAGAACGTAAATGGGGAAATAAATTAGAAGTTAGCAAAAGCTTTAACGCGTCATATACTATAACAATCGAGTAACCAGATACCAGCGATTATTCTCAACAAACATCCAATTAAATCCGTGTATCGCCAGTTCAGAAATGGGAATCAGGAAGAAATCAAATAACTGTTTTTCAACTACGTATTCAGGAATATCAAATTCAAAGATTTGCTATTTTCGAGAGGATACTGGTTCGGTTGAAAAATAAAATCTTCAACCGCAAGTTTGTGCTTGCGCACCACAAACTTGGTATGCGCAAAGAACGTGCGCAAGAATAGAGGTTAAAATGAAAATCCCTGTTATAGGTGTTACCCCCCACTACGAACCCGATAATAATAAGCTTTGCATAGCTTCCATGTACCTGGAAGCTATTTTGGATGCAGGTGGAGTTCCTCTTCTTCTTCCTCTGAAAGCTAATGAAGAAGCACTAAAGACAGCAGTTTCGGTATGCGATGGTTTCCTTTTTACAGGAGGCCCGGATATCGATCCCTTCCGCTTCGGCGAGGAAACCCTTGAGGAATGTGATGTGGTATACCCTGACAGAGATCAGATGGAAGAAGCAATTTTTAACCTTGCAATTGATACCGGCAAGCCTGTTTTTGGAATCTGCCGCGGAATACAAGTACTGAATGTATTCTTTGGAGGTACCTTATTTCAGGACATTACTGCTCAATTCCAACGAGAATTAAAACTGTGCCATTCTCAGAAATCCGGTCGTACTGTTCTTTCACATAGTGTAGCAATCGAAAGGGATTCTCTTCTTTACGACATTCTTAAGGAAGATACCTTAATGGTTAACAGCTTTCACCACCAGGGCATCAAGGATGTAGCCCCTGGTTTGGAAGTGGCTGCAAGGTCGAGGGATGGACTGGTAGAAGCTGTGTATTTAAGAGACCACCCGTTCTTTCTTGCCGTTCAATGGCATCCGGAACATCTCTTCCGGGTTAATGAAGGAGCAAAGAAGCTGTTTACTGCTTTTGTGAATGCCAGCCGGTAATTATGTATACAAGAATTGAAGTACTGCATCAGGTAAATTTCTCTTCTGGCAGTATCTGCTCTCTATACTCAGAATGTTAAGAGGAATTAGGCGTAGTATTTCTATTAACTAGTATGCTACGCCTGTCTGTTATGAAACAGTATCAGGAGGATACTCCCCTGGCCAGACGTTTATCCTATAATAGGGAGAAAAGGAAATGAATGGTGTCATATTATTGCTTTGATAATGCTTTCGCATATTATCTGTAACAGCCGAATACCTGATATGTTCCATCTAATCAATACTCCTGTAATTATATAACTTCCTTTTTCTTACACCCTACAAAAATCATATAACTAATATAAAATGCCGCCATACTAATGGGCAGTATCATAATCGATAGCTGTAGTCCATAAATATCCACCAATTTTCCAAATGCCATATTAAAAGCAATATCGAATAAAGTAGCAAGACTGATAACAGCCCCGGTTGCTGTAGCTATCCTGTCTTCCTCGTAAAAAAGCCGTATCATAAGTACCAGAGTAGGGTAAAGAATCGATATCCCAAGGCCAGACAAGCTTAATAGTATAATTCCCGGCTTGCCTGCCAGAATCCCGGTTATATAACCTACGGTACCCACTCCTCCAAATACTGTAATACTTTTCTTCACGCCTAATTTTTGTACAACCGGCGCAAATACTAGCCTTCCCAGGGTAATCCCCCCAAAAAACAAAGACAGATACTTAGAAGCCTGCCCGGAGGATAATGCCAGCTCATTCATTCCATAAAGCAGCAGCCAGTTAAGTATTCCATGTTCTGCGATAAAATAGAAGCCAAAAATCAAGGTCAGGCTCCAAAAAATCGGTGCTACCAAAATGTCCTGATAAGATACTTTCTTCCTATCTTCCTGCCTGACCTCCGGAATATCCGCAAGCAGCAGAAAAATCAACCCAACCACTGCAAGCACAGCAAGAAACAGATTCATTCCTTGCCAGGAAGCGTACCTCTCTGGAAGCTTTCCGCCTAAATTCTGGCTGGTACTGGTACCAACTCCCTGAAGAAAGAAAAGAATATTTACTATTATCCCCGGCGAAGCTGCAAAAACCGCCGGTACCAGAATATTTATAGTAGTATTAATAAGAGTAGAGGCTCCCATACAGAAAAACATACCAATTAGTAAGAGCACATAACTATCAGTTAAGATAAACAAAGCAGCTCCGCATATCCATATACTTATTACTGCCAGCAATGCCTTTTTCTTATGATACCTGTCAAGGAAAGCTCCTCCAAAAAACAGAAATATAAGATTCCCCAGGTAACTTACGGTAATTATCAAGGATATCTGAAATGCGGACAGTTCAAAATGTTCACGAAACATTACCGCAAAGATTCCTCGCAGGCTGTCACTTGCCCCCATTACAATCATAATTATCATAAAGCTGATAAATACGACAGCTTTTTTTCTCATAGCTTTGCAGTTCCATCCCTTCCCAAATCTTCTGTTATTTCCAACAGAAAAAGGATAGCCAGTGCCTGTCCATAGGGCATGGAGCGGATTGCTATTTCTTTATAGAACTGT from Anaerocolumna sp. AGMB13020 encodes the following:
- a CDS encoding gamma-glutamyl-gamma-aminobutyrate hydrolase family protein; amino-acid sequence: MKIPVIGVTPHYEPDNNKLCIASMYLEAILDAGGVPLLLPLKANEEALKTAVSVCDGFLFTGGPDIDPFRFGEETLEECDVVYPDRDQMEEAIFNLAIDTGKPVFGICRGIQVLNVFFGGTLFQDITAQFQRELKLCHSQKSGRTVLSHSVAIERDSLLYDILKEDTLMVNSFHHQGIKDVAPGLEVAARSRDGLVEAVYLRDHPFFLAVQWHPEHLFRVNEGAKKLFTAFVNASR
- a CDS encoding MFS transporter, which translates into the protein MRKKAVVFISFMIIMIVMGASDSLRGIFAVMFREHFELSAFQISLIITVSYLGNLIFLFFGGAFLDRYHKKKALLAVISIWICGAALFILTDSYVLLLIGMFFCMGASTLINTTINILVPAVFAASPGIIVNILFFLQGVGTSTSQNLGGKLPERYASWQGMNLFLAVLAVVGLIFLLLADIPEVRQEDRKKVSYQDILVAPIFWSLTLIFGFYFIAEHGILNWLLLYGMNELALSSGQASKYLSLFFGGITLGRLVFAPVVQKLGVKKSITVFGGVGTVGYITGILAGKPGIILLSLSGLGISILYPTLVLMIRLFYEEDRIATATGAVISLATLFDIAFNMAFGKLVDIYGLQLSIMILPISMAAFYISYMIFVGCKKKEVI